One genomic region from Corvus hawaiiensis isolate bCorHaw1 chromosome 21, bCorHaw1.pri.cur, whole genome shotgun sequence encodes:
- the LRRC8A gene encoding volume-regulated anion channel subunit LRRC8A, whose translation MIPVTELRYFADTQPAYRILKPWWDVFTDYISIVMLMIAVFGGTLQVTQDKMICLPCKWVTKDSCNDSVRGWTAAAPERTYYNTSLVPSADSGPTGIRYDLDRHQYNYVDAVCYENRLHWFAKYFPYLVLLHTLIFLACSNFWFKFPRTSSKLEHFVSILLKCFDSPWTTRALSETVVEESDTKPAFGKMNGSMDKKSSTVSEDVEATVPMLQRTKSRIEQGIVDRSETGVLDKKEGEQAKALFEKVKKFRTHVEEGDIVYRLYMRQTIIKVIKFILIICYTVYYVNNITFDVDCKVDIESLTGYRMYRCAHPLATLFKILASFYISLVIFYGLICMYTLWWMLRRSLKKYSFESIREESSYSDIPDVKNDFAFMLHLIDQYDPLYSKRFAVFLSEVSENKLRQLNLNNEWTLEKLRQRITKNSQDKLELHLFMLSGIPDTVFDLIELEVLKLELIPDVTIPPSIAQLTSLKELWLYHTAAKIEAPALAFLRENLKSLHIKFTDIKEIPLWIYSLKTLEELHLTGNLSAENNRYIVIDGLRELKRLKVLRMKSNLTKLPQVVTDVGVHLQKLSINNEGTKLIVLNSLKKMVNLTELELIRCDLERIPHSIFSLHNLQEIDLKDNNLKTIEEIISFQHLHRLTCLKLWYNHIAYIPMQIGNLTNLERLYLNRNKIEKIPTQLFYCRKLRYLDLSHNNLTFIPPDVGLLQNLQNLAVTANRIESLPPELFQCRKLRTLNLGNNVLQSLPSRVGELTNLSQIELRGNRLECLPVELGECPLLKRSGLVVEEDLFNTLPLEVKERLWRADKEQA comes from the exons ATGATTCCAGTCACTGAGCTGCGCTACTTTGCTGATACTCAGCCAGCCTATCGCATCCTGAAGCCGTGGTGGGACGTCTTCACGGATTACATTTCCATAGTGATGCTGATGATCGCCGTGTTCGGAGGAACGCTTCAGGTCACCCAGGACAAAATGATTTGTTTGCCCTGTAAATGGGTTACCAAAGACTCTTGCAATGACTCTGTCAGGGGATGGACAGCGGCAGCCCCGGAGCGTACCTACTACAACACTAGTCTCGTTCCCTCTGCTGATTCCGGGCCTACAGGGATCCGATATGATCTGGACCGGCACCAGTACAACTATGTGGATGCGGTGTGTTACGAGAACCGTCTTCACTGGTTTGCCAAGTATTTTCCTTATCTAGTGCTGCTACATACCCTCATATTTCTGGCTTGTAGCAACTTCTGGTTCAAGTTCCCAAGGACCAGCTCCAAGCTAGAGCATTTTGTGTCTATTTTGCTCAAGTGTTTTGACTCTCCATGGACAACGAGAGCGTTGTCTGAGACAGTGGTGGAAGAGAGTGATACCAAACCAGCATTTGGAAAAATGAATGGCTCCATGGACAAGAAATCCTCCACGGTCAGTGAGGATGTGGAAGCCACTGTTCCCATGCTGCAGAGAACAAAGTCTCGAATTGAGCAAGGGATTGTGGACAGGTCTGAGACTGGTGTCTTGGACAAAAAGGAAGGTGAGCAGGCCAAAGCACTCTTTGAGAAAGTGAAAAAGTTTCGTACTCATGTGGAAGAGGGAGACATAGTTTATCGCCTGTACATGAGACAGACCATAATCAAAGTAATCAAGTTCATTCTCATCATATGCTATACTGTGTACTATGTCAACAACATAACATTTGATGTGGACTGTAAAGTGGACATTGAGAGCTTGACTGGCTACAGAATGTACCGCTGTGCTCATCCTTTGGCCACTCTCTTCAAAATCTTGGCGTCTTTCTACATCAGTCTGGTGATTTTCTATGGTTTGATCTGCATGTACACGCTGTGGTGGATGTTGAGGCGGTCACTCAAGAAATACTCCTTTGAGTCCATCCGGGAGGAGAGCAGTTACAGTGACATTCCTGATGTGAAAAATGACTTTGCTTTTATGCTCCATCTGATCGATCAGTATGACCCCCTCTACTCCAAGCGCTTTGCTGTCTTTCTGTCAGAGGTGAGTGAGAACAAATTGCGGCAGCTGAACCTCAACAATGAGTGGACTTTGGAGAAACTACGCCAGAGGATCACCAAAAACTCTCAGGATAAGCTGGAATTGCATCTTTTCATGCTGAGTGGCATTCCTGACACAGTATTTGACCTCATTGAATTGGAGGTCTTGAAGCTGGAGCTTATCCCTGATGTCACTATTCCCCCCAGCATTGCCCAGCTCACCAGCCTTAAGGAACTGTGGCTCTACCACACAGCTGCCAAAATTGAGGCTCCAGCCCTTGCCTTTTTGAGGGAGAATTTGAAATCTCTCCACATCAAGTTCACAGACATTAAGGAGATTCCTCTTTGGATTTATAGCCTGAAGACACTAGAGGAGCTTCACCTGACAGGGAATTTGAGCGCTGAAAATAACCGGTACATTGTGATAGATGGACTGAGGGAGCTGAAGAGGCTGAAGGTGTTGAGGATGAAGAGTAACCTCACCAAGCTGCCACAGGTGGTGACAGATGTTGGTGTGCATCTTCAGAAGCTTTCCATCAACAATGAGGGCACCAAGCTCATTGTCCTCAACAGCCTTAAGAAGATGGTCAACCTGACAGAGCTTGAGCTGATCCGGTGTGACTTGGAACGCATTCCTCACTCTATCTTTAGCCTCCACAATCTGCAGGAAATAGACCTGAAGGACAACAACCTAAAGACCATTGAGGAAATCATCAGCTTCCAGCACCTACATCGTCTCACTTGCCTTAAATTGTGGTACAACCACATTGCCTACATCCCCATGCAGATAGGCAACCTGACCAACTTAGAACGCCTTTACCTGAACCGTAACAAGATAGAAAAGATCCCTACCCAGCTCTTCTATTGCCGAAAACTTCGGTACTTGGATCTCAGCCACAACAACTTAACTTTCATACCACCAGATGTTGGACTTCTTCAAAACCTGCAGAATCTGGCTGTGACAGCCAACAGG attgaAAGTCTCCCACCAGAGCTGTTCCAATGCAGGAAGCTGAGAACCTTGAACCTGGGAAACAACGTGCTGCAGTCACTGCCCTCCCGGGTGGGAGAGCTGACGAATCTGTCACAGATCGAGCTGCGAGGGAACCGCCTGGAGTGCctgcctgtggagctgggagagTGCCCGCTGCTGAAACGCAGTGGGCTCGTGGTGGAGGAGGACCTGTTCAACACCCTGCCCTTGGAAGTCAAAGAGCGCCTGTGGAGGGCAGACAAAGAGCAAGCTTGA